One stretch of Bosea vaviloviae DNA includes these proteins:
- a CDS encoding branched-chain amino acid ABC transporter permease: MEFDWLFFFEVTLAGLGSGALLALTALAFVLIYKATKVVNLAIGEMLMVGAYLFFSFAAGFGLPVWLAIPLALIGGGLLGAIVERTIIRPMLGESAISVFMVTIGLGSVLVGLVEIVWGAAPTQLPDFMGTTPLFIGAAYVSRKIAIGFAVASIVIAAFVLAFRFWRGGVALRATATDQGAAYSCGIDVPKVFSAAWIVAGVAAAGAGILVGAVGGISPTMGVFGLSALVVVIVGGLDSIAGALVGGLIVGLVEAWSGTFIGGEYKLLATFGLLLIILMVRPYGLFGTVEIERL, translated from the coding sequence ATGGAGTTCGACTGGCTCTTCTTCTTCGAGGTGACGCTGGCAGGGCTCGGCTCCGGCGCCTTGCTGGCGCTGACCGCGCTTGCCTTCGTGCTGATCTACAAGGCGACCAAGGTGGTGAACCTCGCCATCGGCGAGATGCTGATGGTCGGCGCCTATCTGTTCTTCTCCTTCGCGGCCGGTTTCGGCCTGCCGGTCTGGCTCGCCATCCCGCTGGCGCTCATCGGCGGCGGCCTGCTCGGGGCCATCGTCGAGCGCACGATCATCCGGCCGATGCTCGGCGAGAGCGCGATCTCGGTCTTTATGGTCACGATCGGCCTGGGCTCGGTGCTCGTCGGCCTCGTCGAGATCGTCTGGGGTGCAGCTCCGACGCAGTTGCCGGACTTCATGGGCACGACGCCGCTCTTCATCGGCGCCGCCTACGTCTCGCGCAAGATCGCGATCGGCTTCGCGGTCGCCAGCATCGTCATCGCCGCCTTCGTGCTGGCCTTCCGCTTCTGGCGTGGCGGCGTGGCCTTGCGCGCCACCGCGACCGACCAGGGCGCGGCCTATTCCTGCGGCATCGATGTGCCGAAAGTGTTCTCCGCCGCCTGGATCGTCGCCGGAGTGGCGGCAGCGGGCGCAGGCATTCTCGTCGGCGCGGTCGGCGGCATCTCGCCGACCATGGGCGTGTTTGGCCTGTCGGCCCTGGTCGTCGTCATCGTCGGCGGGCTCGATTCAATCGCCGGCGCGCTGGTCGGCGGCCTCATCGTCGGCCTCGTCGAAGCCTGGTCGGGCACCTTCATCGGCGGCGAATACAAATTGCTGGCGACCTTCGGACTCCTGCTGATCATTCTGATGGTGCGGCCCTATGGGCTGTTCGGCACCGTCGAGATCGAGCGACTCTGA
- a CDS encoding ABC transporter ATP-binding protein — MTSAAPPILDVSNIEVIYNKTVQVLRGLSLSVPRGRIVALLGSNGAGKSTTLKAISRLLELEDGAVTGGAIRFDGTDIAPLAPHALVRKGLFHVMEGRRIFEDLTVEENLTAATFALTGRRAPPKSFDIVYDYFPRLRERRSGLAGYLSGGEQQMLAIGRALIADPQLILLDEPSLGLSPMLVEEIFTIIARINREQGASMLLVEQNAAVAFAVSHYAYIMETGKIVIDGPVETLMRDQDVREFYLGMGAGAAGHKSFRDIKHYKRRKRWLS; from the coding sequence ATGACGAGCGCCGCGCCGCCGATCCTCGATGTCTCCAACATCGAGGTCATCTACAACAAGACCGTGCAGGTCCTGCGTGGCCTGTCGCTCTCCGTGCCGCGCGGCCGGATCGTCGCGCTGCTCGGCTCCAACGGCGCCGGCAAGTCGACGACGCTGAAGGCGATCTCGCGCCTGCTCGAACTGGAGGATGGCGCCGTCACCGGCGGCGCCATTCGTTTCGACGGCACCGACATCGCGCCGCTCGCCCCGCATGCGCTGGTCCGCAAGGGGCTGTTCCACGTCATGGAGGGGCGGCGCATCTTCGAGGACCTGACCGTCGAGGAGAACCTGACGGCCGCGACCTTCGCGCTGACGGGACGCAGGGCCCCGCCTAAAAGCTTCGACATCGTCTACGACTATTTCCCGCGCCTGCGCGAGCGTCGCTCGGGGCTCGCCGGCTATCTCTCCGGCGGCGAGCAGCAGATGCTGGCGATCGGCCGCGCGCTGATCGCCGATCCGCAACTGATCCTGCTCGACGAGCCTTCGCTGGGCCTGTCGCCGATGCTGGTCGAGGAGATCTTCACCATCATCGCCCGCATCAACCGCGAACAGGGCGCCTCCATGCTGCTGGTCGAGCAGAACGCGGCCGTCGCCTTCGCCGTCTCGCACTACGCCTACATCATGGAGACCGGAAAGATCGTCATCGACGGTCCGGTCGAGACGCTGATGCGCGACCAGGATGTGCGCGAGTTCTATCTTGGCATGGGGGCGGGCGCAGCCGGCCATAAGAGCTTCCGCGACATCAAGCACTATAAGCGCCGCAAGCGCTGGCTCTCCTGA
- a CDS encoding ABC transporter ATP-binding protein, with the protein MPKARGFDGEENEDEDRVGLPQVAAMTSIGEAALSVSGLTLNFGGLRALSDVGFDVAAGSITAIIGPNGAGKTSLFNCISGFYRPQAGAIRFEGRDITRLHPPERARLGLARTFQNIALFRGMTVLDNIKLGRHVHMRTNLLDGLLYWGRAQREEAEVRAEIEERVIDFLEINHIRNQPVASLAYGLRKRVELARALAMRPKILMLDEPVAGMNREETEDMARFILDVKEEWGVTILMVEHDMGLVMDISDHVVVLNFGQVIARGAPAEVTANEQVIRAYLGAGDIGQLKARIAGTEAA; encoded by the coding sequence ATGCCGAAGGCACGCGGGTTCGATGGGGAGGAGAACGAGGATGAGGATCGGGTCGGCCTGCCGCAGGTTGCGGCGATGACCAGCATTGGTGAGGCGGCGCTGTCGGTTAGCGGCCTGACGCTGAATTTCGGCGGGCTCAGGGCCTTGTCCGATGTCGGCTTCGATGTGGCAGCGGGCTCGATCACGGCGATCATCGGGCCCAACGGCGCCGGCAAGACCTCGCTGTTCAACTGCATCTCGGGCTTCTATCGGCCCCAAGCCGGCGCGATCCGTTTCGAGGGGCGCGATATCACCCGCCTGCACCCGCCGGAGCGCGCCAGGCTCGGGCTTGCCCGCACCTTCCAGAACATCGCGCTGTTTCGCGGCATGACCGTGCTCGACAACATCAAGCTCGGCCGCCACGTCCATATGCGCACCAATCTGCTCGACGGCCTGCTCTATTGGGGCCGCGCCCAGCGCGAGGAGGCCGAGGTTCGCGCCGAGATCGAGGAGCGGGTGATCGATTTCCTCGAGATCAACCACATCCGCAACCAGCCGGTCGCCTCGCTCGCCTATGGCTTGCGCAAGCGTGTCGAGCTGGCGCGCGCGCTCGCCATGCGCCCGAAGATCCTGATGCTGGACGAGCCCGTCGCGGGGATGAACCGCGAGGAGACCGAGGACATGGCTCGCTTCATCCTCGACGTGAAGGAGGAATGGGGCGTGACGATCCTGATGGTCGAGCACGATATGGGCCTCGTCATGGACATTTCGGACCATGTCGTCGTGCTGAATTTCGGGCAGGTGATTGCGCGCGGCGCGCCTGCCGAGGTGACCGCCAATGAGCAGGTCATCCGCGCCTATCTCGGCGCCGGCGACATCGGCCAGCTCAAGGCCCGCATCGCCGGGACGGAGGCGGCGTGA
- a CDS encoding ABC transporter substrate-binding protein, with the protein MTITRRQALAAGIAAGGLAAGIRPGLAQANEIVIAGSIPLTGVFAFAGIGINDGLSDYVKLVNEAGGIAGRKVRYVYEDTAYKVDQSVAVFNKLTGSNAVNFYYSDSTGFAKTINPELNRKGSMIMAGASFATELNDAKAYPNQFIAGPDYSDMISVLLTYIAKTQPGAKIALVNSDTEFGRDPIATTEAMAKKLGLTIAEKIVTPPTSVDVSTEVLKLRRANPDYTIFHGYVLAPLPEFMTQAKQLGLKTKFMGTFWSMDNSLWAKVGEAANGFMGVMPYRYYFDEDAKAPMLAKIRQMRPEYVSTAYMQGFLTAMLFCEAGKRCLDAKQEMTATNLKAALNSIKDFDTGGLIGAPITITGNSIPVGRVYQYDAARKVMVGQGDWINVSKPS; encoded by the coding sequence ATGACCATCACCAGACGACAGGCTCTCGCCGCCGGCATCGCAGCGGGCGGGCTCGCCGCCGGCATCCGGCCCGGGCTCGCCCAGGCCAATGAGATTGTCATCGCGGGGTCGATCCCGCTCACCGGCGTCTTCGCCTTCGCCGGCATCGGCATCAATGACGGGCTCAGTGACTATGTGAAGCTCGTCAACGAGGCCGGCGGCATCGCTGGCCGCAAGGTCCGCTATGTCTATGAGGACACCGCCTACAAGGTCGACCAGTCGGTCGCCGTGTTCAACAAGCTCACCGGCTCGAATGCGGTGAATTTCTATTACAGCGACTCCACCGGCTTCGCGAAGACGATCAACCCCGAGCTCAACCGCAAGGGTTCGATGATCATGGCCGGCGCCTCCTTCGCGACCGAGCTCAACGACGCCAAGGCCTATCCGAACCAGTTCATCGCCGGTCCCGATTATTCCGACATGATCAGCGTGTTGCTGACCTATATCGCCAAGACGCAACCCGGCGCGAAGATCGCGCTGGTGAACTCCGACACCGAGTTCGGCCGCGACCCGATCGCGACCACCGAGGCGATGGCAAAGAAGCTCGGCCTCACCATCGCCGAGAAGATCGTCACCCCGCCGACCTCCGTCGACGTCTCGACCGAGGTTTTGAAACTGCGCCGCGCCAACCCCGACTACACCATCTTCCACGGCTATGTGCTGGCGCCTCTGCCCGAGTTCATGACGCAGGCCAAGCAGCTCGGCCTCAAGACCAAGTTCATGGGCACCTTCTGGTCGATGGACAATTCGCTCTGGGCCAAGGTCGGCGAGGCGGCCAACGGCTTCATGGGCGTGATGCCGTATCGCTATTATTTCGACGAGGATGCCAAGGCGCCGATGCTGGCCAAGATACGGCAGATGCGGCCCGAATATGTCTCGACCGCCTATATGCAGGGCTTCCTGACCGCCATGCTGTTCTGCGAAGCGGGCAAGCGTTGTCTCGACGCCAAGCAGGAGATGACCGCGACCAACCTCAAGGCCGCGCTCAACTCGATCAAAGACTTCGATACCGGCGGCCTGATCGGCGCGCCGATCACGATCACTGGCAATTCGATCCCGGTCGGCCGTGTCTACCAGTACGACGCGGCCAGGAAGGTCATGGTCGGGCAGGGCGACTGGATCAACGTCTCGAAGCCGAGCTGA
- a CDS encoding AMP-dependent synthetase/ligase, which produces MTLPELTLPQMLREQARLIPERIAIRQKDFGIWKPVTWRDYFERAAAVGSGFRALGLSEGGHVAILSENRVEWVLAQLGAGLVGAVTVGVYPTSPANEVAYVLGHCDAEIVICEDQEQVDKVLERRGELPGLRGIVVVETKGIRSYPAEFVTSFASLEDTGRTAQRAEPGAIDAVLARQSLSDIGLIIYTSGSTGKPKGAMLSYRNIRAQAIAVSERIGLAAATSHLSYLPLCHVAEQMLTTMAPVYNGSLVSFGESIRTVQEDLREVAPSMFLGVPRIWEKLNSAIHIKLAEAGGFRLKLFERAFAACEPFAEVAREKRTLAQRLTFAVSYWLIFRALQNYIGLRRVDVAMTGAAPIPAKIVRFFRTIGVPLVEVYGATETSGMAAGQRLSDLVPLCVGPAVAGAELARSDEGELLVRGDIVFSGYYKGEAATQAAIAPDGWLHTGDVVEIVQGQFKIVDRLKDIIITAGGKNLSPSEIENTVKASPFVKECIVIGEARKYVSALIQIDAETVGQWAEESGLTYTHFRSLAEHASVRELIEREIAAANAQLAQVSHIRRFHLLTKELDHDDDEVTATMKVRRSSIQTKYAHEIESLYGAAR; this is translated from the coding sequence GTGACGCTGCCCGAACTCACCCTTCCCCAGATGCTGCGCGAGCAGGCGCGCCTGATCCCTGAGCGCATCGCCATTCGCCAGAAGGATTTCGGCATCTGGAAGCCTGTGACCTGGCGCGATTATTTCGAGCGTGCCGCGGCAGTCGGCTCAGGCTTCCGCGCGCTCGGCCTGAGCGAGGGCGGCCATGTCGCGATCCTCTCGGAGAACCGGGTCGAATGGGTGCTGGCCCAGCTCGGCGCGGGGCTCGTCGGGGCGGTCACGGTCGGAGTCTATCCGACCAGCCCCGCCAATGAGGTCGCCTATGTGCTCGGCCATTGCGACGCCGAGATCGTCATCTGCGAGGATCAGGAGCAGGTCGACAAGGTGCTGGAACGCCGTGGCGAACTGCCTGGCTTACGCGGCATCGTGGTGGTCGAGACCAAGGGCATCCGCTCCTATCCCGCTGAGTTCGTCACCAGCTTCGCGAGCCTGGAGGACACCGGCCGCACCGCGCAGCGAGCCGAGCCCGGCGCGATCGATGCCGTGCTGGCGCGGCAGTCCCTCTCCGACATCGGCTTGATCATCTACACATCCGGCTCCACCGGAAAGCCCAAGGGCGCGATGCTGAGCTATCGCAACATCCGCGCCCAGGCCATCGCGGTCTCGGAGCGGATCGGGTTGGCGGCGGCCACCAGCCATCTCTCCTATCTGCCGCTCTGCCACGTCGCCGAGCAGATGCTGACCACCATGGCGCCGGTCTATAACGGCTCGCTGGTCAGTTTCGGCGAGTCGATCCGCACCGTTCAGGAGGATCTGCGCGAGGTCGCGCCCAGCATGTTCCTGGGCGTGCCGCGCATCTGGGAGAAGCTCAACTCGGCGATCCATATCAAGCTGGCCGAGGCCGGGGGCTTTCGCCTCAAGCTGTTCGAGCGCGCTTTTGCAGCTTGCGAGCCCTTCGCCGAGGTCGCGCGCGAGAAGCGCACGCTGGCACAGCGCCTGACCTTCGCTGTGTCCTATTGGCTGATCTTCCGCGCCTTGCAGAACTATATCGGCCTGCGCCGTGTCGATGTCGCGATGACGGGCGCGGCGCCGATTCCAGCCAAGATCGTGCGCTTCTTCCGCACCATCGGCGTGCCGCTGGTCGAGGTCTATGGCGCGACCGAAACCTCGGGCATGGCGGCCGGCCAGCGCTTGTCGGACCTCGTGCCGCTTTGTGTCGGCCCGGCCGTGGCGGGCGCTGAGCTCGCCCGCAGCGACGAGGGCGAATTGCTCGTCCGCGGCGATATCGTCTTCTCCGGCTACTATAAGGGCGAAGCTGCGACGCAAGCCGCGATCGCGCCCGATGGCTGGCTGCACACCGGCGATGTCGTCGAGATCGTTCAGGGTCAGTTCAAGATCGTCGACCGTCTCAAGGACATCATCATCACGGCCGGCGGCAAGAACCTCAGCCCTTCCGAGATCGAGAACACGGTCAAGGCCAGCCCCTTCGTCAAGGAATGCATCGTCATCGGCGAGGCACGCAAATATGTCTCGGCCCTGATCCAGATCGATGCCGAGACGGTCGGACAATGGGCCGAAGAAAGCGGGCTGACCTACACCCATTTCCGCAGCTTGGCCGAGCATGCCAGCGTGCGCGAGCTGATCGAGCGCGAGATCGCCGCGGCCAATGCCCAGCTTGCCCAGGTCTCCCATATCCGCCGCTTCCATCTGCTGACGAAGGAGCTCGACCATGATGATGACGAGGTCACGGCGACGATGAAGGTCCGCCGCTCCAGCATCCAGACCAAATACGCTCATGAGATCGAGAGCCTCTACGGTGCGGCCCGCTAA
- a CDS encoding acetyl-CoA C-acetyltransferase, with translation MPEAYIVAAARTAGGRRKGRVSGWHPADLAAVILDVLIARTDADPALVEDVIMGCVGQVGEQSTNIARGAVLASRLPESVPGVSIDRQCGSSQQALHFAAATVMSGQMDVVIAAGVECMTRVPMTLSSEFPAKAGYGEAKSPRQQMRYPDIAFSQFTGAEMVAEKHGFSKDELDAFGFQSQQKAIAATQGGLFAREIVPIEVTLPDGGRDIHAIDEGIRFDVSLEGVRSVKLIQDGGRLSAATASQICDGASGVMVVNEHGLKALGIAPLARIHTMTVSGGDPVIMLEEPLFATDKALKRAGLRIDDIDLYEVNEAFASIPMAWLKHSGADPDRLNVNGGAIALGHPLGASGTKLMTTLVHALHQRGKRYGLQTMCEGGGLANVTIVERL, from the coding sequence ATGCCCGAGGCCTATATCGTCGCGGCGGCGCGCACAGCCGGAGGGCGCCGCAAGGGTCGCGTCTCGGGCTGGCACCCGGCCGATCTCGCCGCCGTCATCCTCGACGTGTTGATCGCGCGCACCGACGCCGACCCGGCCCTCGTCGAGGATGTGATCATGGGCTGCGTCGGCCAGGTCGGCGAGCAATCGACCAATATCGCGCGCGGCGCCGTGCTCGCCTCGCGCCTGCCCGAAAGCGTGCCCGGCGTCTCGATTGACCGGCAATGCGGCTCCTCGCAGCAGGCCCTGCATTTCGCCGCCGCGACCGTGATGTCGGGCCAGATGGATGTGGTGATCGCCGCCGGCGTCGAATGCATGACGCGGGTGCCGATGACGCTCTCCTCGGAATTTCCGGCCAAGGCGGGCTATGGCGAGGCCAAGAGCCCGCGCCAGCAGATGCGCTATCCCGACATCGCCTTCAGCCAGTTCACCGGCGCGGAAATGGTCGCGGAGAAGCATGGCTTCAGCAAGGATGAGCTCGACGCCTTCGGCTTCCAGAGCCAGCAAAAGGCGATCGCGGCGACCCAGGGCGGGCTGTTCGCAAGGGAGATCGTGCCGATCGAGGTCACCCTCCCCGATGGCGGCCGTGACATTCATGCGATCGATGAAGGCATCCGCTTCGACGTGTCGCTGGAGGGCGTGAGATCGGTCAAGCTGATCCAGGACGGCGGGCGGCTCAGCGCCGCGACCGCAAGCCAGATCTGCGACGGAGCCTCGGGCGTGATGGTGGTCAATGAGCACGGCCTGAAGGCGCTCGGCATCGCGCCGCTCGCGCGCATCCATACGATGACCGTCTCGGGCGGCGACCCGGTGATCATGCTGGAGGAGCCGCTCTTCGCCACCGACAAGGCGCTGAAGCGCGCCGGCTTGCGCATCGACGACATCGATCTCTACGAGGTCAACGAGGCCTTCGCCTCGATCCCGATGGCCTGGCTCAAGCATAGCGGCGCCGACCCCGACAGGCTCAATGTCAATGGCGGCGCGATCGCGCTCGGCCATCCGCTCGGCGCATCAGGCACGAAATTGATGACGACGCTGGTGCATGCGCTGCACCAGCGCGGCAAGCGCTACGGCCTCCAGACCATGTGCGAGGGCGGCGGGCTCGCCAACGTCACCATCGTCGAGCGGCTCTGA
- a CDS encoding branched-chain amino acid ABC transporter permease: MRIGALKDSYGADQALFDTAPQRLWLALGAVALLAFPFAASDYWLYLACLVGIHIVSTTGLNILTGYTGLVSLGQAAFMGVGAYVVALAETRLGTPFLLNLLAAGLVTAAVGMVVGVPSLRVKGLYLAIATIAASFILHFVFQNWTAVTGGTRGLSIPPARLFGLELARPFALYWVIAPLTCLMVLAAANLFRTRIGRAFIAIRDRDISAEVLGIPLLRYKLMSFGLSSFYAGVAGGLWAYFFRVVTPESFPFVYSIFFLAAVIVGGMGTILGGILGAVFMTLVPEALKLVVGLLSPWMPNAVAILSPVRTIVFGALIIGFLILEPHGLAEIWRRIRRFFHLWPFKT, encoded by the coding sequence ATGCGGATCGGTGCGCTCAAGGACAGCTATGGCGCCGATCAGGCGCTGTTCGACACGGCCCCGCAGCGGCTGTGGCTGGCGCTTGGAGCGGTCGCATTGCTGGCCTTCCCCTTCGCCGCCAGCGACTACTGGCTCTATCTCGCTTGCCTCGTCGGCATCCATATCGTCTCGACGACGGGGCTCAACATCCTCACCGGCTATACCGGCCTGGTCAGCCTCGGCCAGGCTGCCTTCATGGGCGTCGGCGCTTATGTCGTGGCGCTGGCCGAGACCAGGCTGGGGACGCCGTTCCTGCTCAATCTGCTGGCGGCCGGCCTGGTCACCGCGGCGGTCGGCATGGTGGTCGGGGTGCCCAGCCTGCGGGTCAAGGGGCTCTACCTCGCCATCGCGACGATCGCGGCCTCCTTCATCCTGCATTTCGTCTTCCAGAACTGGACTGCGGTCACCGGCGGCACGCGCGGCCTGAGCATCCCGCCGGCGCGGCTCTTCGGCCTCGAACTGGCCAGGCCCTTCGCGCTCTATTGGGTCATCGCGCCGTTGACCTGCCTCATGGTGCTCGCCGCCGCCAATCTCTTCCGCACCCGTATCGGGCGCGCCTTCATCGCCATCCGCGACCGCGACATCTCGGCCGAGGTGCTGGGCATTCCATTGCTGCGCTACAAGCTGATGAGCTTCGGCCTCTCCTCCTTCTATGCCGGTGTCGCGGGCGGCTTATGGGCCTATTTCTTCCGTGTGGTGACGCCCGAAAGCTTCCCCTTCGTCTATTCGATCTTCTTCCTCGCCGCTGTCATCGTCGGCGGCATGGGTACGATCCTCGGCGGCATCCTGGGCGCGGTCTTCATGACGCTGGTGCCCGAGGCGCTGAAGCTCGTCGTCGGCCTGCTCTCGCCCTGGATGCCCAATGCGGTGGCGATCCTCTCGCCGGTGCGGACCATCGTCTTCGGAGCGCTGATCATCGGCTTCCTGATCCTGGAGCCGCATGGGCTCGCCGAGATCTGGCGGCGCATCCGCCGCTTCTTCCACCTCTGGCCGTTCAAGACCTGA
- a CDS encoding enoyl-CoA hydratase/isomerase family protein, with protein MADALVTAAFDAASGIARISFNRPDVLNAIDVATATAFREAVSNVVAQTGLRCVVLAGAGRAFVAGGDVASFGDEPAEVVDALLGALHPAILALRACPAPVLAVVQGPAAGAGLSIALSADILLASDKARFVIAYDRIGAPPDCGGTWFLPRKVGRGRAFAMMLLGQVLDAQAALAAGIVTEVVPQAELESRAGEIAARIAAGPTAAYGSFKRLIDDALAAPLEAHLESERRRFLEATRTQDFGEGVAAFLGKREPVFRGQ; from the coding sequence ATGGCTGATGCACTGGTCACCGCGGCATTCGATGCGGCAAGCGGCATCGCCCGCATCAGCTTCAACCGTCCCGATGTGCTGAACGCCATCGATGTCGCGACCGCGACGGCCTTTCGGGAGGCTGTCTCGAACGTCGTCGCGCAGACGGGCTTGCGCTGCGTCGTGCTCGCCGGTGCGGGGCGCGCTTTCGTGGCTGGCGGTGACGTCGCGAGTTTCGGCGACGAACCGGCTGAGGTCGTCGATGCGCTGCTCGGAGCGCTCCACCCTGCGATCCTCGCCTTGCGCGCCTGCCCCGCGCCCGTCCTTGCCGTCGTGCAGGGGCCGGCTGCCGGTGCCGGTCTGAGCATTGCGCTCAGCGCCGACATTTTGCTGGCGAGCGACAAGGCCCGCTTCGTCATCGCCTATGATCGCATCGGCGCACCGCCCGATTGCGGCGGCACCTGGTTCCTGCCGCGCAAGGTCGGGCGCGGACGCGCCTTCGCCATGATGCTGCTGGGGCAGGTTCTTGATGCGCAGGCGGCGCTTGCAGCCGGCATCGTCACCGAGGTCGTGCCGCAAGCCGAGCTCGAAAGCCGCGCAGGCGAAATCGCCGCGCGCATCGCAGCTGGCCCGACTGCAGCCTATGGCAGCTTCAAGCGCCTGATCGACGATGCGCTCGCCGCGCCATTGGAGGCGCATCTGGAGAGCGAGCGCCGGCGTTTTCTGGAGGCGACGCGGACGCAGGATTTCGGCGAGGGCGTCGCGGCCTTCCTCGGCAAGCGCGAGCCCGTCTTTCGCGGGCAGTGA
- a CDS encoding FadR/GntR family transcriptional regulator: MVAALERFDKIEVASAYQLVADAIEREIMSGRMRPGDSVGTEAALCAQFGVNRSTVREAIRVLEQSGLVRRGADRRLYASLPRYSGLSSRISRALILHEVTFRELWATARVLEIAAAEQAAENADAAIIALLEANQAQAESALEDPARLSHLDTEFHQLLAKATRNRVLELAREPAGLLFFPTTELIVRRVPEGAGRLVAAHRHLIDALKAGDAVQAALWMSRHIADWRKGFERAGRDLDEPVERVYARSVLRPPY; encoded by the coding sequence ATGGTCGCCGCCCTCGAACGCTTCGACAAGATTGAGGTCGCGTCAGCCTATCAGCTGGTCGCCGACGCGATCGAGCGCGAGATCATGTCGGGCCGCATGCGTCCGGGCGACAGCGTCGGGACGGAAGCTGCACTTTGCGCCCAGTTCGGCGTCAACCGCTCGACCGTGCGCGAGGCGATCCGCGTGCTGGAGCAAAGCGGGCTGGTACGACGCGGCGCCGACCGGCGGCTTTATGCCAGCCTGCCGCGCTATAGCGGCCTGTCCTCCCGCATCAGCCGGGCGCTGATCCTCCACGAGGTCACGTTTCGCGAGCTCTGGGCCACGGCGCGCGTGCTCGAGATCGCTGCGGCCGAGCAAGCCGCCGAGAATGCCGATGCCGCGATCATCGCGCTGCTGGAAGCCAATCAGGCGCAGGCGGAATCGGCGCTGGAGGATCCTGCCCGGCTCTCCCATCTCGACACCGAATTCCACCAGCTGCTGGCGAAGGCGACGCGCAACCGCGTGCTCGAACTGGCGCGCGAGCCGGCCGGGCTGCTGTTCTTTCCGACGACGGAGCTTATCGTCCGGCGGGTTCCCGAAGGCGCGGGGCGGCTCGTCGCGGCGCATCGTCATCTGATCGATGCGCTCAAGGCCGGCGATGCCGTGCAGGCAGCGCTCTGGATGAGCCGGCATATCGCCGATTGGCGCAAGGGCTTCGAGCGCGCCGGGCGCGATCTCGATGAGCCGGTCGAGCGGGTCTATGCCAGGAGCGTCTTGCGACCGCCTTACTGA